The genomic stretch CTATATAACTATGCAGTGTTAAATCAATCCAATAAATCGGCTTATGAAAAGAATCATATTATTTTCAGTAACGCTCCTAGCCTTATCGGCATACGCACAACCCAGCACTGGTGACATTTCAAAATGTCCGGTAATGCATGGAAGCGCTGCCTCGGCAGGAGTTACCAATGAACCAAAACTACACGGAACTACCAATAAAGACTGGTGGCCAAACCAATTAGACTTAAGCGTACTTAGACAAAACTCTTCTCTTTCTAACCCCATGGGTGAGGATTTTGATTATAGAGAAGCCTTTAACAGCCTGGATTACGAAGCAGTAAAAAAAGATTTACGCGAAGTAATGACTCAATCTCAGGACTGGTGGCCGGCAGACTTTGGACACTACGGCCCATTGTTTGTCCGCATGGCTTGGCACAGTGCCGGAACTTATCGTACGGGTGACGGCCGTGGAGGCTCACGTGAAGGACAACAGCGCTTTGCCCCACTCAATAGCTGGCCCGATAACGTAAATCTTGACAAAGCGCGCAGGCTGATATGGCCTGTGAAGCAGAAATACGGAAATAAAATTTCTTGGGCTGACCTTATGATCCTTACTGGAAATGTAGCTTTAGAAGATATGGGCTTCGAAACCATAGGTTTTAGTGGAGGTCGTGAAGATATGTGGGAACCACGCAGCACTGTATACTGGGGTTCTGAAACCAAATGGCTTGATGACCAACGTTATTCTGGCGATCGCCAATTAGAAACACCATTGGCAGCGGTGCAAATGGGGCTTATTTATGTAAACCCAGAAGGCCCTAATGGAAATCCTGATCCGGTAGCTGCAGCAATTGATATTCGTGAAACTTTTGGCAGAATGGGTATGAACGATGAAGAAACCGTAGCGCTTATTGCTGGTGGTCATTCTTTTGGAAAAACACATGGTGCAGGTGATGCTTCACATGTAGGTGCCGACCCCGAAGCTGCTGACATTATTGATCAAGGTTTTGGTTGGAAAAGCTCTTATAATTCAGGAAAGGGAACGGATGCTATTTCCTCAGGTTTAGAAGTAACCTGGACCTCTACCCCGGCCAAATGGAGTCATGACTTTTTTGAAAGCCTATATGCTACAGATTGGGAATTGACTAAAAGCCCTGCTGGTGCTCATCAATGGGTGGCCAAAGATCCTGCCTTTATGGTACCCGATGCTTTTGATGAAACTAAAGGTCATAAACCAACTATGCTTACCACCGATTTATCACTTCGTTATGATTCGGCTTATGGAGTTATTTCAAAGCGATTTTTGGACAACCCAGAAGAATTTGAAAAAGCTTTCGCTAAAGCCTGGTTCAAACTTACCCACCGCGACATGGGACCAAGCTCATTATACCTAGGTCCAGAAGTGCCAAAAGAAGAATTTATCTGGCAAGATCCTATTCCTGCTTTAGATCATACAGTAATTGATGCCAATGATATTGCTGACTTAAAGTCAAAAATTTTGGAATCGGGACTTACTACTAGCGAACTGGTAAGTACGGCTTGGGCTTCTGCTTCTACCTTTCGTGGTAGCGATATGAAAGGTGGTGCAAACGGTGCCCGCATTAGGCTTGAGCCACAAAGAAGCTGGGAAGCTAACAATCCTGAACAATTGGAAAAGGTGTTGAAGAAGCTGGAAAAAATTCAGAAGAAATTCAATTCAAAGTCAGAGGGCAAAAAAGTATCAATGGCCGATCTTATCGTATTAGGCGGAAGCGCAGCGGTGGAAAAAGCAGCTAACGATGCAGGTTATGATATTGAAGTTCCCTTTACCCCTGGCCGCATGGATGCCACACAAGAGCAAACTGATGTGGAAGGTATGGCAGTGCTTGAGCCCATGGCTGATGGATTTCGTAGTTACCTAAAAACGCAATACGCTATCCCTACGGAGGCATTACTTGTAGACAAAGCTCAAATGCTAAATCTTACCGCTCCGGAAATGACAGTGCTCGTTGGTGGTATGCGCGCCTTAGATGCTAATTATGATCATAGCGGATATGGTATTTTGACCAGCACCCCTGGGACGCTTAACAATGATTTCTTTGTGAATCTATTGGACATGAGCACCAAATGGGAAGCCGCTTCAGAAAATAAAGAAATTTTTGAAGGAAAGGACCGAGCCACTGGCGAAACAAAATGGACTGCCACCCGAGCAGATCTTATTTTCGGATCTAACTCTGAACTCAGAGCTTTGGCCGAAGTATACGCCAGCAATGATGCTAAAGAAAAGTTTGTAAACGACTTTGTAGCAGCGTGGACCAAGGTGATGACCCTTGACCGATTTGACTTGCTATAAGCAAGCATTAGAATTCTCAAAAACGAAAGCCGGTCAATTGATCGGCTTTTTTGTTTCTTTAAACCCAAAATTCTCGGAACTCTGCCTAAAGACTATGATTAGAAAAAGCCTTTCTATTCTTCCACTACTTATTGCTTTTATAGGTTGTAATGGCTTCTTAATTGCCTGGGTACAGGCAAATGCTAGTGAATGCTCCACCCAACTCCACATAAGTGACGTGCAAGGCATTATCGTTACCGAATCAGGAATTTATATAGGCTTAGGTTACTATAGTCGAATTCAAAAGTATGACCTACATGATTCATACATAGACTGCTGGGAGACTGACACGGATTCTAAAGAGTTCGAATTTATAATATGAACTGAATAGAAAGTTTGTAAAGATTAGTATTTAACCGTAAAGTTAGTGAGTTAAAACCCGCCACCACGCATCGTACCATAAAATCACACTCCAAGTCAAATATCAGATGAATAAAATCAATGTAAAAAAGAAGCAAATCCTGCAAAGTAAAGGTAACCTGCATAGTCAGGCATATATTGTAGAATCTGGTTTACTCAGAAGTTATACCATTGATGAAAATGGGAAAGAACATATTTTTATGTTCGGCCCTGAGGGGTGGATAGTTACCGACTATGCTGCCGCAGATGAACCTTGCGATTTGTACATTGATGCCTTAGAAGATTCTGTGGTTATACAAATTGAAAAAAACACCGAGTTAGAAATTGACCACAAAAAAATCGTAAAGCGAATGAGGGTGCTGCAAAGAAGAGTTGTTATGCTCATGAGCGCATCTGTAATTGAACGCTACGCCCACTTTATTTCAACCTACCCTACCATTGCACAAAGGGTACCTCAATACATGATTGCATCCTATCTGGGGATTACCCCCGAAGCATTGAGTGCTGCCAAAAGTCAGCACCTTAAGCATCTAAAATAGTGCAATCCGCTTTTCTTAATCTACATTAATGCACAGGCATTTTTTCTCACTGATCTTTGTATCGTAAATAAATTATTAACGATTAAAATCAGAAGAAATGAATACAATACTGTGGATAGTTCAAGGTCTGTTGGCTCTCATGTTTTTAATGGCCGGAGCCATGAAGCTCAGCAAACCCAAACAAGAGCTTCGCGAAAAACTGGGAGACTGGGTAGACCAATACTCCGACCTCAGCCTTAAGTTAATAGGCCTTGCAGAATTGCTCGGTGCTATAGGTCTCATCCTGCCCATGGCTATGGATTTCTTTCCGGCACTAACTCCTCTAGCGGCAATAGGCCTAGCCATAACTATGGTGGGCGCTATGAAAGTTCACTACG from Owenweeksia hongkongensis DSM 17368 encodes the following:
- the katG gene encoding catalase/peroxidase HPI gives rise to the protein MKRIILFSVTLLALSAYAQPSTGDISKCPVMHGSAASAGVTNEPKLHGTTNKDWWPNQLDLSVLRQNSSLSNPMGEDFDYREAFNSLDYEAVKKDLREVMTQSQDWWPADFGHYGPLFVRMAWHSAGTYRTGDGRGGSREGQQRFAPLNSWPDNVNLDKARRLIWPVKQKYGNKISWADLMILTGNVALEDMGFETIGFSGGREDMWEPRSTVYWGSETKWLDDQRYSGDRQLETPLAAVQMGLIYVNPEGPNGNPDPVAAAIDIRETFGRMGMNDEETVALIAGGHSFGKTHGAGDASHVGADPEAADIIDQGFGWKSSYNSGKGTDAISSGLEVTWTSTPAKWSHDFFESLYATDWELTKSPAGAHQWVAKDPAFMVPDAFDETKGHKPTMLTTDLSLRYDSAYGVISKRFLDNPEEFEKAFAKAWFKLTHRDMGPSSLYLGPEVPKEEFIWQDPIPALDHTVIDANDIADLKSKILESGLTTSELVSTAWASASTFRGSDMKGGANGARIRLEPQRSWEANNPEQLEKVLKKLEKIQKKFNSKSEGKKVSMADLIVLGGSAAVEKAANDAGYDIEVPFTPGRMDATQEQTDVEGMAVLEPMADGFRSYLKTQYAIPTEALLVDKAQMLNLTAPEMTVLVGGMRALDANYDHSGYGILTSTPGTLNNDFFVNLLDMSTKWEAASENKEIFEGKDRATGETKWTATRADLIFGSNSELRALAEVYASNDAKEKFVNDFVAAWTKVMTLDRFDLL
- a CDS encoding DoxX family protein; translated protein: MNTILWIVQGLLALMFLMAGAMKLSKPKQELREKLGDWVDQYSDLSLKLIGLAELLGAIGLILPMAMDFFPALTPLAAIGLAITMVGAMKVHYDRKEKSKVMTNIVLLLLAVFVVIGRLYLVPII
- a CDS encoding Crp/Fnr family transcriptional regulator, encoding MNKINVKKKQILQSKGNLHSQAYIVESGLLRSYTIDENGKEHIFMFGPEGWIVTDYAAADEPCDLYIDALEDSVVIQIEKNTELEIDHKKIVKRMRVLQRRVVMLMSASVIERYAHFISTYPTIAQRVPQYMIASYLGITPEALSAAKSQHLKHLK